In a single window of the Cucurbita pepo subsp. pepo cultivar mu-cu-16 chromosome LG18, ASM280686v2, whole genome shotgun sequence genome:
- the LOC111780081 gene encoding uncharacterized protein LOC111780081 yields the protein MLGTALQFGGIKGEDRFYIPVRARKSYNQQKPSRRPTKTDETETPSSKVVASTTTPSKPLTPQSKSNLERFLDATKPSVPAQYFSKTTMRGWRTCDIEFQPYFVLNDLWESFKEWSAYGAGVPLVLNGGDSVVQYYVPYLSGIQIYGESAALRSDSKSRLANEDSDLDSSRDTSSEGSIDYEFGKSCNLSREQWVHHHLACESAITMRKTSLRDEHSTRQEGFSSDDGDAEYPRSGLLFQFLEQDLPYQRVPLADKIFDLAYQFPGLKTLRSCDILPASWISVAWYPIYRIPTGPTLKDLDACFLTYHSLSTPIRGNGHGQAPAMIYPNDNDGIPKVSLPVFGLASYKLKGSIWAQNCVKEHQMANSLMQAAEKWLRRLQVNQPDFQFFASNMTYWR from the exons ATGTTGGGAACTGCGTTGCAGTTTGGGGGAATCAAAGGTGAGGATCGGTTTTATATTCCGGTGAGGGCACGGAAGAGTTATAATCAGCAAAAGCCATCGAGGAGACCTACCAAGACCGATGAAACTGAGACTCCATCGAGTAAAGTTGTGGCTTCTACTACAACGCCTTCTAAGCCACTAACTCCTCAGTCTAAGAGCAACTTAGAGAGATTCTTGGACGCCACAAAGCCTTCAGTTCCAGCGCAGTACTTCTCTAAG ACAACTATGAGGGGTTGGAGGACTTGTGATATTGAATTTCAACCTTACTTCGTTCTGAATGATCTGTGGGAGTCTTTCAAGGAGTGGAGTGCATACGGCGCTGGAGTTCCTTTAGTACTCAATGGAGGTGACTCTGTTGTTCAATATTACGTTCCATATTTGTCTGGTATTCAAATATATGGCGAATCTGCTGCATTGAGATCAGATTCTAAGTCCAG GCTGGCTAATGAGGACAGTGATCTTGACTCTTCTAGAGATACAAGCAGCGAGGGAAGCATTGACTATGAATTTGGTAAAAGCTGTAACTTATCCAGAGAACAGTGGGTTCATCACCATTTAGCTTGTGAAAGCGCTATTACAATGAGAAAGACGTCTTTAAGAGATGAACATAGCACAAGACAAGAAGGTTTTTCGAGTGACGATGGGGATGCAGAATATCCTCGGAGTGGTTTGCTCTTTCAGTTTCTGGAGCAAGATCTTCCTTATCAACGTGTACCGTTGGCTGATAAA ATATTTGATCTTGCTTACCAATTTCCTGGTTTGAAAACTTTAAGAAGTTGTGATATCCTGCCAGCCAGTTGGATCTCTGTAGCATG GTACCCAATATACCGTATACCCACTGGTCCCACATTGAAGGATTTGGATGCTTGCTTCCTAACATATCATTCCCTTTCCACACCCATAAGAG GTAATGGACATGGTCAGGCACCAGCAATGATATATCCAAATGACAACGATGGTATCCCAAAGGTCTCCTTGCCTGTCTTTGGATTGGCTTCTTATAAGCTGAAAGGCTCAATATGGGCGCAAAATTGTGTCAAAGAGCATCAAATGGCAAATTCCCTCATGCAGGCGGCAGAGAAGTGGCTGAGGCGCCTTCAGGTCAATCAACCTGATTTTCAGTTCTTTGCATCGAATATGACATACTGGAGATGA